In one window of Haloimpatiens sp. FM7315 DNA:
- a CDS encoding DHH family phosphoesterase — MNKDKDKFFKNSCVKENFIHKNMKIALNRIVNAVNGREKIIIYGHYDLDCITGVSLLILILRYLNADVEYYIPSEIEDNYEIDQKAVENHIKFLGANLLITVGCGINSCSAVKECQKLGMDVIITDFRLQKTHTPDACIINYAQLQDSYFNNLTSVGLVFKLAREIAKYYKIKCVNKYMDLVMLGTISKNVPLVGENEKYIVEGINKLRVTNNYGIKALMKVHKISNIDVNTIYKLVSTAIPTVNPIGRMDNARIVVELFTTSNAYRAEQIAKYLKKQVESTNHRDLEYKKEVSRLRNFSKTLQLF, encoded by the coding sequence ATGAATAAAGATAAGGACAAATTTTTTAAAAATAGCTGTGTTAAAGAAAACTTTATACATAAAAATATGAAAATTGCACTTAACAGGATAGTTAATGCAGTTAATGGCAGAGAGAAAATCATAATTTATGGCCATTATGACTTAGATTGTATTACTGGTGTATCTTTATTGATATTAATTTTACGCTATTTAAATGCAGATGTAGAGTATTATATTCCAAGTGAAATAGAGGATAATTATGAAATAGATCAAAAAGCAGTTGAAAATCATATTAAATTTTTGGGAGCAAATCTCCTTATAACTGTAGGTTGTGGAATTAATAGCTGTAGTGCAGTGAAAGAATGTCAAAAATTAGGAATGGATGTTATAATAACAGATTTTAGACTCCAGAAGACACATACCCCTGATGCTTGTATTATAAATTATGCTCAATTACAGGATTCCTATTTTAATAATTTAACTTCTGTAGGATTGGTTTTTAAGCTTGCTAGGGAAATAGCAAAATATTATAAAATAAAATGTGTAAATAAGTATATGGATTTGGTAATGCTTGGCACAATATCAAAAAATGTGCCTTTAGTTGGTGAAAATGAAAAATACATTGTAGAAGGAATTAATAAACTTAGAGTAACTAATAATTATGGAATAAAAGCACTTATGAAAGTGCATAAAATATCTAATATAGACGTGAATACAATATACAAATTAGTTTCTACAGCTATACCTACTGTTAACCCTATAGGCAGAATGGATAATGCTAGAATAGTAGTTGAGTTATTTACTACATCAAATGCATATAGAGCAGAGCAAATAGCAAAATATTTAAAGAAACAGGTGGAGAGCACTAATCATAGAGACTTAGAATATAAAAAAGAAGTTTCTAGGCTAAGAAATTTTAGCAAAACCTTGCAATTATTTTGA
- the secF gene encoding protein translocase subunit SecF, with protein MFKFVGKFKIWFSISLVVIIIGMFMLFTKGLNFGIDFKGGTIVQIAMNQEFNKPDVDEIIKKYTKEFQTNKAFSEGKIELEIKSNSLDNNGIDKVFKDIKAKYKKAELKSQEVMGASVGNELKKKAFTSSILAIIAMLIYIGFRFEFRFGLAAVIALLHDILVTISVYAIFQVPVNSPFIAAILTILGYSINDTIVVFDRIRENQRKLRGKKVSEIADKSINETMTRSINTVITTLITIVSVNIFVPSVREFSQPLIIGIACGCYSSIFIASPLWVIFKNRSKRARA; from the coding sequence ATGTTTAAATTTGTAGGTAAGTTTAAAATATGGTTTTCAATATCTCTTGTGGTTATAATAATAGGTATGTTTATGCTTTTTACAAAAGGTTTAAACTTTGGTATTGATTTTAAAGGTGGTACTATTGTACAAATAGCTATGAATCAAGAGTTTAATAAACCTGATGTAGATGAAATAATAAAAAAATACACAAAAGAATTCCAAACTAATAAAGCTTTTTCAGAAGGAAAAATTGAACTTGAAATAAAAAGCAATTCTCTTGATAATAATGGAATTGACAAAGTGTTTAAAGATATAAAAGCGAAATATAAAAAAGCAGAACTAAAAAGCCAAGAAGTTATGGGAGCCTCCGTTGGTAATGAATTAAAAAAGAAGGCTTTTACCTCTAGTATACTTGCCATAATTGCTATGCTTATATACATAGGCTTTAGGTTTGAGTTTAGATTTGGACTTGCAGCTGTAATTGCACTACTTCATGATATTTTAGTTACAATAAGTGTATATGCTATCTTCCAAGTACCTGTTAACTCACCATTTATTGCGGCGATACTTACTATTTTAGGTTATTCAATAAACGATACTATTGTTGTGTTTGATAGAATTAGAGAAAATCAGAGAAAATTAAGAGGCAAGAAGGTTTCAGAAATTGCAGATAAGAGCATAAATGAAACAATGACAAGATCTATAAATACTGTAATTACAACTTTAATTACTATTGTTTCCGTTAATATTTTTGTTCCTTCTGTAAGAGAATTTTCTCAGCCTTTAATAATAGGTATTGCATGTGGATGCTATTCTTCAATATTTATAGCAAGCCCTCTTTGGGTAATATTTAAAAATAGAAGTAAAAGAGCTAGAGCATAA